The Microbacter sp. GSS18 genome has a segment encoding these proteins:
- a CDS encoding GNAT family N-acetyltransferase, whose protein sequence is MPVTIRRAGRADAAAISRIRVDTWRTAYAGLVPAPVLERLDAEREALRRADTWDELHRDERATDLLAEDDGAPVGWAAYGPSVDPEREGSGQVYALYALAERWSTGVGHRLMTACEEGLRAQGFTAAHLWVLDGNARAADFYRRHGWVEDGGILVDERTVDGVVAYSLWERRHVRDLTRPAAPPS, encoded by the coding sequence ATGCCCGTGACGATCCGACGCGCCGGACGAGCGGATGCCGCGGCGATCTCGCGCATCCGCGTCGACACGTGGCGGACGGCGTACGCCGGGCTCGTGCCGGCCCCCGTGCTCGAGCGGCTCGACGCCGAGCGCGAAGCGCTGCGCCGCGCCGACACGTGGGACGAGCTGCACCGCGACGAGCGGGCCACCGATCTGCTCGCCGAGGACGACGGCGCGCCGGTCGGCTGGGCGGCATACGGCCCCTCGGTGGATCCCGAACGCGAGGGCAGCGGCCAGGTCTACGCGTTGTACGCGCTCGCCGAGCGCTGGTCGACCGGCGTCGGGCACAGACTCATGACGGCGTGCGAGGAGGGTCTGCGGGCCCAGGGCTTCACCGCGGCACACCTGTGGGTGCTCGACGGGAACGCACGCGCGGCCGACTTCTACCGGCGGCACGGCTGGGTCGAGGACGGCGGCATCCTCGTCGACGAACGCACCGTCGACGGCGTCGTGGCGTACTCGCTGTGGGAGCGCCGCCACGTGCGCGACCTCACCCGCCCAGCCGCCCCACCGTCCTGA
- the cydC gene encoding thiol reductant ABC exporter subunit CydC: MSLTRTSPAGTTGRHTDSPDTAAGVLRQALPPARRFWPALAAGFASEASAVALLAVSAWLIVRASEMPPVLYLQVAVVGVRFFAISRAVFRYGERLAGHDAALRQLAVARSSIVRRLVPLAPDGLARTSRGSVLGTLVDDVDELQDLPLRVVQPLVSSALVAVGSVVLVAFVSWPAALALLACLIIAALAAIGWGWAAGARWERAIAPMRGRLADALLDHFSSLDVLQAYGADAASAQRIRDADAALRRAVVRRAAAQAGTAAVVSVMAGLATIAAVLTAGPGVADGTLSGPAFAVAVLVPMAVFDVFASVPMAAASWRQVRAAATRVAASVPSEIPAELVVDDVPATGEAPPVGDGLVLRGATVRWPGADEPALHDLDLDVRPGERLLVVGSSGAGKSTLAHALVRFLDVEGRYEIGGTDAASLAADDVRLTVGLCEQRPQLFDEDIRQNLLFANERATDDDLMAVLERVGLGDWVRRRGGLDARVGERGALVSGGQSQRIALARALLRGFPVLVLDEPTAGVDPAASDALLRDLLGAADHERAVVLISHVTVPGDLIDRVVRIDHGRIIED, encoded by the coding sequence ATGAGCCTCACGCGCACCTCCCCCGCCGGCACCACGGGCCGGCACACGGATTCGCCCGACACCGCCGCCGGCGTCCTCCGCCAGGCCCTGCCGCCGGCGCGCCGATTCTGGCCGGCGCTGGCAGCCGGGTTCGCCTCCGAGGCATCGGCCGTCGCGCTGCTGGCCGTGAGCGCATGGCTCATCGTCCGCGCGAGCGAGATGCCGCCCGTGCTGTACCTGCAGGTCGCGGTCGTGGGGGTGCGGTTCTTCGCGATCTCGCGCGCCGTCTTCCGCTACGGCGAGCGCCTCGCCGGCCACGACGCGGCCCTGCGGCAGCTCGCCGTGGCCCGGTCGTCCATCGTGCGGCGACTCGTGCCGCTCGCGCCCGACGGACTGGCGCGCACGAGCCGCGGCTCGGTGCTCGGAACGCTCGTGGACGACGTCGACGAACTGCAGGATCTGCCGCTGCGCGTGGTGCAGCCGCTGGTGTCATCGGCACTCGTCGCGGTCGGCTCGGTCGTGCTCGTCGCGTTCGTGTCGTGGCCGGCCGCCCTCGCCCTCCTCGCATGCCTGATCATCGCGGCCCTCGCCGCGATCGGCTGGGGCTGGGCCGCCGGCGCACGCTGGGAGCGGGCGATCGCACCCATGCGCGGCCGGCTCGCCGACGCGCTGCTGGACCACTTCTCGAGCCTCGACGTGCTGCAGGCCTACGGCGCCGACGCCGCGAGCGCTCAGCGCATCCGCGATGCCGACGCCGCGCTGCGGCGGGCTGTCGTGCGCCGCGCGGCGGCCCAGGCGGGAACCGCGGCCGTGGTCTCGGTGATGGCGGGGCTCGCGACCATCGCCGCCGTGCTGACGGCGGGACCCGGCGTCGCCGACGGCACGCTCAGCGGACCGGCGTTCGCGGTGGCGGTCCTCGTGCCGATGGCGGTCTTCGACGTCTTCGCCTCGGTGCCGATGGCCGCCGCGTCGTGGCGTCAAGTGCGGGCCGCGGCGACGCGCGTGGCGGCATCGGTCCCCTCCGAGATCCCGGCCGAACTCGTCGTCGACGACGTTCCCGCCACCGGCGAGGCCCCGCCCGTCGGCGACGGGCTCGTGCTGCGGGGTGCGACGGTGCGCTGGCCGGGTGCGGACGAGCCGGCGCTCCACGACCTGGATCTCGACGTGCGCCCGGGCGAGCGGCTGCTGGTGGTGGGCTCCAGCGGTGCGGGCAAGTCGACTCTGGCCCACGCGCTCGTGCGGTTCCTCGACGTCGAGGGCCGGTACGAGATCGGCGGGACGGATGCCGCTTCGCTCGCCGCCGACGACGTGCGCCTGACGGTGGGACTGTGCGAGCAGCGCCCGCAGCTGTTCGACGAGGACATCCGCCAGAACCTGCTGTTCGCGAACGAACGCGCGACCGACGACGACCTCATGGCTGTGCTCGAGCGCGTGGGCCTCGGCGACTGGGTCCGCCGGCGCGGCGGCCTCGACGCGCGCGTCGGCGAGCGGGGCGCGCTGGTGTCGGGAGGGCAGTCGCAGCGCATCGCGCTCGCGCGGGCCCTGCTGCGCGGGTTCCCGGTGCTGGTGCTCGACGAGCCGACGGCCGGCGTGGATCCGGCCGCCTCGGACGCGCTGCTGCGCGACCTGCTCGGCGCCGCCGACCACGAGCGCGCCGTCGTGCTGATCTCGCACGTCACGGTCCCCGGCGACCTCATCGACCGCGTCGTGCGGATCGACCACGGCCGCATCATCGAGGACTGA
- the cydD gene encoding thiol reductant ABC exporter subunit CydD has translation MTERSDADDAAPRERMRPVDPRLLRYARASRVFFAAIALIAAAQAAVIVAFAWLATRAVTGVIDGMPFADVAATLGMLGGVVAVRALLLWARETVASRAAARVQTELRGRLVDAVGELGPEWLGARSTAGLAVTAGRGLDALEAYFGRYLPQLVQTVVVTPLILLVMWWEDWISGLTVLLTLPLIPIFMVLIGLVTRAIQQKQWKTLQHLAARFSDTVQGLSTLKVYGRQHRAAASIAAVTERYRAETMKVLRVSFLSGLALEFFASISVAIVAVSIGFRLVDGSLTLAVGLFVLLLAPEAYLPLRQVGVQFHAAAEGVAATDDVFEVLDAARASSGATAAAGAARTAAPDAERARRDGGRAPGLVLADVRVRRGGRALDPVGLTAAPGTVTLVEGPSGAGKTSLIAALRGAAPFDGDAHWNGQDVRALAPSEWLAWAGQQPGLVSGTVAANVALGDDAPDPGLVERALELACADGIRPDLALGVQGTGLSGGQGQRVAVARAVYRHLRGRAGLIALDEPSAALDAHTEARLWRSVRELADGGAAVLLVSHRESARDFADVVVRMGVGEVFA, from the coding sequence GTGACTGAACGATCGGATGCCGACGACGCGGCCCCGCGCGAGCGCATGAGGCCCGTGGACCCCCGGCTGCTGCGCTACGCGCGCGCCTCGCGGGTGTTCTTCGCCGCCATCGCGCTGATCGCCGCCGCCCAGGCCGCCGTGATCGTGGCCTTCGCCTGGCTGGCGACGCGCGCCGTCACCGGCGTCATCGACGGGATGCCCTTCGCCGACGTGGCCGCGACGCTGGGGATGCTCGGCGGCGTCGTCGCCGTGCGCGCGCTGCTGCTGTGGGCGCGCGAGACCGTCGCCTCGCGCGCCGCCGCCCGCGTGCAGACCGAGCTGCGCGGCAGGCTCGTCGACGCCGTCGGCGAGCTCGGACCCGAATGGCTCGGCGCGCGCTCGACCGCGGGCCTGGCCGTCACCGCGGGCCGGGGTCTGGACGCGCTCGAGGCCTACTTCGGCCGCTACCTCCCGCAGCTGGTGCAGACCGTCGTCGTCACGCCGCTCATCCTGCTCGTGATGTGGTGGGAGGACTGGATCTCGGGGCTGACGGTGCTGCTCACCCTCCCCCTCATCCCGATCTTCATGGTGCTGATCGGCCTGGTCACGCGGGCGATCCAGCAGAAGCAGTGGAAGACCCTCCAGCACCTCGCCGCGCGCTTCTCGGACACCGTCCAGGGCCTGTCGACGCTGAAGGTGTACGGACGGCAGCACCGCGCCGCGGCCTCGATCGCCGCCGTCACCGAGCGCTACCGCGCCGAGACGATGAAGGTGCTGCGCGTGTCGTTCCTGTCGGGCCTCGCGCTGGAGTTCTTCGCGAGCATCTCGGTCGCGATCGTCGCCGTGTCGATCGGCTTCCGCCTGGTCGACGGCTCGCTGACCCTGGCCGTCGGCCTGTTCGTGCTGCTGCTGGCGCCCGAGGCCTACCTGCCGCTGCGCCAGGTGGGCGTGCAGTTCCACGCCGCAGCCGAGGGCGTCGCGGCGACCGACGACGTCTTCGAGGTGCTCGACGCCGCTCGCGCATCCTCGGGCGCGACGGCAGCGGCGGGCGCTGCGCGAACGGCCGCGCCGGACGCCGAGCGGGCACGACGCGACGGCGGCCGCGCCCCCGGTCTCGTCCTCGCGGACGTCCGTGTCCGCCGCGGCGGGCGCGCGCTCGATCCCGTCGGCCTCACCGCCGCTCCCGGGACCGTCACCCTCGTCGAGGGACCGAGCGGCGCCGGCAAGACGAGCCTCATCGCGGCGCTCCGCGGCGCGGCGCCCTTCGACGGCGACGCGCACTGGAACGGGCAGGACGTCCGCGCGCTCGCGCCGTCGGAATGGCTGGCGTGGGCGGGCCAGCAGCCGGGCCTGGTGAGCGGAACGGTCGCCGCCAACGTCGCACTCGGCGACGACGCCCCCGATCCCGGGCTCGTGGAGCGGGCGCTCGAGCTGGCGTGCGCCGACGGCATCCGCCCCGACCTCGCGCTGGGCGTCCAGGGTACGGGCCTGTCGGGCGGCCAGGGACAGCGCGTCGCCGTCGCGCGGGCGGTCTACCGGCATCTGCGCGGCCGGGCCGGGCTCATCGCGCTGGACGAGCCGAGCGCCGCGCTCGACGCGCACACCGAGGCCCGCCTGTGGCGGTCGGTGCGCGAGCTCGCCGACGGCGGGGCGGCCGTGCTGCTGGTCTCGCACCGCGAGAGCGCGCGGGACTTCGCGGATGTCGTCGTCCGGATGGGCGTGGGCGAGGTGTTCGCATGA
- the cydB gene encoding cytochrome d ubiquinol oxidase subunit II — MDLAYLWFFIVGVLFVGYFVLDGFDFGVGMSLPFLGKNEVSRRQIINTIGPVWDLNETWVIVAGACLFAAFPEWYATLFSGFYLALLLILLALIARGVSFEYRHQRNDPKWKARFDWMIVIGSALPALLWGVAVGNIVQGVPIDADFNFTGTLLTLLNPYGLWVGVTTLMLFWLHGVYFIALKTDGQVQQDANGLAKRLAIPTVVFAAGTVVWTWVIAGGRDAPLLWLSVATGAIAAVALLLSVWANWIKREGWAFGFGALTIATAVLSLWTALFPYVMPSTTDDAFSLTIENASSTDLTLTIMSWAALIFLPLVLLYQGWTYWVFRKRVTRAHIEKAEASVH, encoded by the coding sequence ATGGATCTCGCATACCTCTGGTTCTTCATCGTCGGCGTCCTCTTCGTCGGCTACTTCGTCCTCGACGGCTTCGACTTCGGCGTCGGCATGTCGCTGCCCTTCCTCGGCAAGAACGAGGTCTCGCGCCGGCAGATCATCAACACCATCGGCCCCGTGTGGGACCTCAACGAGACGTGGGTCATCGTCGCCGGCGCGTGCCTGTTCGCGGCGTTCCCCGAGTGGTACGCCACGCTCTTCAGCGGGTTCTACCTCGCGCTGCTACTGATCCTGCTCGCACTCATCGCCCGCGGCGTTTCGTTCGAGTACCGCCACCAGCGCAACGACCCGAAGTGGAAGGCGCGCTTCGACTGGATGATCGTGATCGGCTCGGCCCTCCCGGCGCTGCTGTGGGGCGTCGCGGTCGGCAACATCGTGCAGGGCGTGCCGATCGACGCCGACTTCAACTTCACCGGGACGCTGCTGACACTGCTGAACCCGTACGGCCTGTGGGTCGGCGTGACGACGCTGATGCTGTTCTGGCTGCACGGCGTGTACTTCATCGCCCTCAAGACGGACGGTCAGGTTCAGCAGGACGCGAACGGACTGGCCAAGCGCCTCGCGATCCCCACCGTCGTCTTCGCCGCGGGAACCGTCGTGTGGACGTGGGTCATCGCGGGCGGCCGCGACGCGCCGCTGCTGTGGCTGAGCGTCGCGACCGGCGCGATCGCCGCCGTCGCCCTGCTGCTGTCGGTGTGGGCGAACTGGATCAAGCGCGAGGGCTGGGCGTTCGGCTTCGGCGCCCTCACGATCGCGACCGCGGTCCTGTCCCTGTGGACGGCGCTGTTCCCGTACGTGATGCCGTCGACGACCGACGACGCCTTCAGCCTCACGATCGAGAACGCCTCGAGCACCGACCTGACGCTGACGATCATGAGCTGGGCCGCGCTGATCTTCCTGCCGCTGGTGCTGCTGTACCAGGGCTGGACGTACTGGGTCTTCCGCAAGCGCGTCACGCGCGCCCACATCGAGAAGGCCGAGGCGTCGGTGCACTGA
- a CDS encoding cytochrome ubiquinol oxidase subunit I, translating to MEFLDPLLLARWQFGLTTLYHFIFVPLTLGMSLFVAIFQSAWYRTADVKYLLLTRFFGKIFLINFAMGIVTGIVQEFQFGMNWSSYSRFVGDVFGAPLAFEGLMAFFFEATFIGLWIFGWDKLPKGLHLATIWITVVGTWLSAYFILAANAFMQNPVGYQMAQDGGRAEMADFVAVLTNPVALTQFPHTIISAIMFSGGVMVAAAAWHLARKQNVEVMRPALKLGLWSVVIAFVGVAVSGDQLGLVMVETQPMKMAAAEALFNSACGADASFSLFSIGTPDGTSEIWSLRVPYLLAFLSTHTLNGCVEGINDLNLAYTTEIFPQFADQVDGNFAPILWVTYWSFRWMMGFGGIAALIAVVGLWVTRKNAKREPAPWMWKVAIWQAPLALLGILVGWIFTEMGRQPWIVFGLMLTEDGVSPNVPGWNVLVSLVAFTLIYLILAVVEFGLIFKAVKKGPDPLPGPDDPHPSDMSVEDTPSTVY from the coding sequence GTGGAGTTCCTCGACCCGCTGCTGCTGGCACGCTGGCAGTTCGGCCTGACGACGCTTTACCACTTCATCTTCGTGCCGCTGACGCTGGGCATGTCGCTCTTCGTGGCGATCTTCCAGAGCGCCTGGTACCGCACGGCGGACGTGAAGTACCTGCTCCTGACGCGGTTCTTCGGCAAGATCTTCCTGATCAACTTCGCCATGGGAATCGTCACCGGCATCGTGCAGGAGTTCCAGTTCGGCATGAACTGGTCCTCGTACAGCCGCTTCGTCGGCGACGTCTTCGGCGCGCCGCTGGCCTTCGAGGGCCTCATGGCCTTCTTCTTCGAGGCGACCTTCATCGGCCTGTGGATCTTCGGGTGGGACAAGCTCCCCAAGGGCCTGCACCTGGCCACCATCTGGATCACGGTCGTGGGCACGTGGCTGTCGGCGTACTTCATCCTCGCCGCCAACGCCTTCATGCAGAACCCGGTCGGCTACCAGATGGCGCAGGACGGCGGCCGTGCCGAGATGGCGGACTTCGTCGCGGTGCTCACCAACCCCGTGGCGCTGACGCAGTTCCCGCATACGATCATCTCGGCCATCATGTTCTCGGGCGGCGTCATGGTCGCCGCCGCCGCGTGGCACCTCGCCCGCAAGCAGAACGTCGAGGTCATGCGCCCCGCCCTCAAGCTCGGCCTGTGGTCGGTCGTCATCGCCTTCGTCGGCGTCGCCGTCTCGGGCGACCAGCTGGGCCTGGTCATGGTCGAGACGCAGCCCATGAAGATGGCAGCCGCCGAGGCGCTGTTCAACAGCGCGTGCGGCGCGGACGCCTCGTTCTCGCTGTTCTCGATCGGGACGCCCGACGGCACGAGCGAGATCTGGTCGCTGCGCGTGCCGTACCTGCTGGCGTTCCTGTCGACGCACACGCTCAACGGCTGCGTCGAGGGCATCAACGACCTGAACCTCGCCTACACCACCGAGATCTTCCCGCAGTTCGCCGACCAGGTCGACGGGAACTTCGCCCCGATCCTGTGGGTCACCTACTGGTCGTTCCGCTGGATGATGGGCTTCGGCGGCATCGCCGCGCTCATCGCCGTCGTGGGCCTGTGGGTCACGCGCAAGAACGCCAAGCGCGAGCCCGCGCCGTGGATGTGGAAGGTCGCGATCTGGCAGGCGCCGCTCGCGCTCCTCGGCATCCTCGTCGGCTGGATCTTCACCGAGATGGGACGACAGCCCTGGATCGTCTTCGGGCTGATGCTCACCGAGGACGGCGTCTCGCCGAACGTGCCCGGGTGGAACGTCCTGGTCTCGCTCGTCGCCTTCACGCTGATCTATCTGATCCTGGCGGTCGTCGAGTTCGGCCTGATCTTCAAGGCCGTGAAGAAGGGACCCGATCCTCTGCCGGGACCGGATGACCCCCATCCATCCGACATGTCCGTCGAAGACACCCCCAGCACGGTCTACTAG
- the moaA gene encoding GTP 3',8-cyclase MoaA, translating into MTAIPVMIGLRPPAPEAVGGDGPLVDTHGRVHRDLRISLTDRCSLRCTYCMPEQGNEWLARSSILTVDEILEVARGAAAAGITTFRLTGGEPLLRTDIADIVRRLATITGPDGSRVEVAMTTNGIRLPEFLPDLIDAGLSRLNISIDTLRRDRFRDLTRRDRLDDVLAGIAAAAASGLRPLKLNAVAMRGVNDDELVELVEFATRHSAQLRFIEQMPLDAGHTWDRASMVTRDEILDALSARWRLDPIPGRGGAPAERWTLDGGPDTVGVIASVTAPFCGDCDRLRLTADGQLRNCLFSTTEYDLLPVLRDSGEAPEGIDRMLRACVRGKLPGHAINDPSFLQPARGMNAIGG; encoded by the coding sequence GTGACCGCGATCCCGGTGATGATCGGCCTGCGCCCGCCTGCGCCCGAGGCGGTCGGCGGTGACGGGCCCCTCGTCGACACGCACGGACGGGTGCACCGCGACCTGCGCATCTCGCTCACCGACCGCTGCTCGCTGCGCTGCACCTACTGCATGCCCGAGCAGGGCAACGAGTGGCTCGCGCGCAGCAGCATCCTGACCGTCGACGAGATCCTCGAGGTCGCACGAGGTGCGGCTGCCGCGGGCATCACGACGTTCCGGCTGACCGGCGGCGAGCCGCTGCTGCGCACCGACATCGCCGACATCGTCCGGCGCCTGGCGACGATCACGGGTCCCGACGGTTCGCGCGTCGAGGTCGCGATGACGACCAACGGCATCCGCCTGCCCGAGTTCCTGCCCGACCTGATCGACGCGGGACTGTCGCGCCTGAACATCTCGATCGACACGCTGCGCCGGGACCGGTTCCGCGATCTGACGCGTCGCGACCGGCTCGACGACGTGCTCGCCGGCATCGCGGCGGCGGCCGCGTCGGGCCTGCGACCCCTCAAGCTCAACGCCGTGGCGATGCGCGGGGTCAACGACGACGAGCTCGTGGAGCTGGTCGAGTTCGCCACCCGCCACAGCGCCCAGCTGCGCTTCATCGAGCAGATGCCGCTCGACGCCGGGCACACGTGGGACCGCGCGAGCATGGTCACCCGGGACGAGATCCTCGACGCGCTGTCGGCGCGGTGGCGTCTGGACCCGATCCCGGGGCGCGGGGGAGCGCCGGCGGAGCGCTGGACGCTCGACGGCGGTCCCGACACCGTCGGGGTCATCGCGTCGGTGACCGCCCCGTTCTGCGGCGACTGCGACCGGCTGCGGCTGACCGCCGACGGCCAGCTGCGCAACTGCCTGTTCTCCACGACCGAGTACGACCTGCTGCCGGTGCTGCGGGACTCGGGCGAGGCGCCGGAGGGGATCGATCGGATGCTTCGCGCGTGTGTCCGCGGCAAGCTGCCGGGCCATGCCATCAACGATCCGTCGTTCCTGCAGCCCGCGCGCGGCATGAACGCGATTGGCGGCTGA
- a CDS encoding MFS transporter yields MTPAPPTGTVDLTHPQRWRAFWVAVGVASLTILDLSKVNVALPSIEVALGAGSTALQLIVSGYVLTFGLVLVPMGRLGDQRSRRALFIIGLSMFTVLSLVCAIAPTTEVLMIGRLLQGVAAGIQMPQVLGLIQQLFHGEERGRAFGLFGATVGVATAFGPTLGGLLIALGGEQDGWRWVFWMNVPLGIVAIAAAIWVLPSTRSGSRKPLQLDPFGVVLFGITVLALMWPFLFTTGSPDDDPRRWWLLAVFVLFAAGFLAWERHYERLGKAPLVPFGLFRITSYRNGTVLQAVYFAAAPALFLLTTLFLQGGVGLAPVFAGMVTIGFALASAVSSWIGGNIVTRYGRPVVIWGLAGMLLAVGLLALSATLLPESVIAWVMAGVMVIGGFGGGLVIAPNQTLTLHDVPVRQGGIAGSVGQLGQRVGTAVGTAVALSLFYATIFRESGDVAAYVAFHDAYTYGLMAIGLFVAIAFIIAVMDLNDRRRRG; encoded by the coding sequence ATGACTCCTGCGCCGCCCACCGGAACGGTCGACCTGACGCATCCTCAGCGCTGGCGGGCGTTCTGGGTCGCGGTCGGCGTCGCCTCGCTGACGATCCTGGACCTGTCGAAGGTCAACGTCGCGCTGCCCTCGATCGAAGTCGCGCTCGGGGCCGGATCCACGGCCCTGCAGCTCATCGTCTCGGGGTACGTGCTGACGTTCGGCCTCGTCCTGGTGCCGATGGGTCGCCTGGGGGATCAGCGCTCGCGGCGGGCTCTGTTCATCATCGGGCTGTCGATGTTCACGGTGCTGAGTCTCGTGTGCGCGATCGCGCCGACGACCGAGGTCCTCATGATCGGCCGGCTGCTGCAGGGCGTGGCCGCCGGCATCCAGATGCCCCAGGTCCTGGGGCTCATCCAGCAGCTGTTCCACGGCGAGGAGCGCGGCCGGGCGTTCGGGCTGTTCGGCGCCACCGTCGGGGTCGCGACGGCGTTCGGGCCGACGCTCGGCGGCCTGCTCATCGCCCTCGGCGGAGAGCAGGACGGCTGGCGCTGGGTGTTCTGGATGAACGTGCCGCTCGGGATCGTGGCGATCGCGGCGGCGATCTGGGTGCTGCCGAGCACGCGGAGCGGGTCGCGCAAGCCGCTGCAGCTCGATCCGTTCGGCGTCGTGCTGTTCGGCATCACGGTGCTGGCGCTGATGTGGCCGTTCCTGTTCACGACCGGGTCGCCCGACGACGACCCGCGCCGCTGGTGGCTGCTGGCCGTCTTCGTGCTGTTCGCCGCGGGCTTCCTGGCCTGGGAGCGGCACTACGAGCGACTCGGCAAGGCGCCGCTCGTGCCGTTCGGGCTGTTCCGCATCACGTCCTACCGCAACGGCACGGTGCTTCAGGCCGTCTACTTCGCCGCGGCCCCCGCGCTGTTCCTCCTCACGACCCTCTTCCTGCAGGGCGGCGTGGGGCTCGCGCCGGTCTTCGCGGGCATGGTGACGATCGGCTTCGCGCTGGCGAGCGCGGTGTCGTCGTGGATCGGCGGCAACATCGTCACCCGCTACGGCCGGCCTGTCGTGATCTGGGGGCTGGCGGGCATGCTGCTGGCGGTGGGGCTGCTCGCCCTCAGCGCGACCCTGCTGCCCGAGTCCGTCATCGCGTGGGTGATGGCGGGCGTCATGGTGATCGGCGGATTCGGCGGCGGACTCGTCATCGCGCCGAATCAGACGCTCACGCTCCACGACGTCCCCGTCCGGCAGGGCGGCATCGCCGGTTCGGTCGGGCAGCTGGGCCAGCGCGTGGGCACCGCCGTCGGCACGGCCGTGGCGCTGTCGCTGTTCTACGCCACGATCTTCCGCGAGTCCGGCGACGTGGCGGCCTACGTGGCGTTCCATGACGCCTACACCTACGGGCTGATGGCGATCGGCCTGTTCGTCGCGATCGCCTTCATCATCGCCGTGATGGACCTCAACGACCGGCGCCGGCGCGGCTGA
- the fdhD gene encoding formate dehydrogenase accessory sulfurtransferase FdhD — MGRITARRPVVKITVGGSQTRRPDTLAVEEPLEIRVGGEPLAVTMRTPGHDVELAAGFLVSEGVIGHAGEFRSAIHCGGPGTGGPLAGNSENTYNVLDVTLAPGVELSASSLSRNFYTTSSCGVCGKASIDAVETVSRFALKTDAARVGAETLVTFPDRLREEQAVFEKTGGLHAAALFDAATGELLVVREDVGRHNAVDKVVGWAVLEDRLPLSATVLQVSGRASFELVQKAVMAGIPILAAVSAPSSLAVELAAASDLTLVGFLRGNSMNVYTGVGRVAVPETAGDRPAAT; from the coding sequence ATGGGCCGCATCACCGCACGCCGCCCCGTGGTGAAGATCACGGTGGGAGGTTCCCAGACCCGCCGCCCCGACACGCTCGCCGTCGAGGAGCCGCTCGAGATCCGCGTCGGCGGGGAGCCGCTCGCGGTGACGATGCGCACGCCCGGGCACGACGTCGAGCTCGCCGCCGGATTCCTCGTGTCCGAGGGGGTCATCGGCCACGCCGGCGAGTTCCGCTCGGCCATCCACTGCGGCGGGCCCGGCACCGGCGGCCCGCTCGCCGGGAACTCCGAGAACACCTACAACGTCCTCGACGTCACGCTCGCCCCGGGCGTCGAGCTGTCGGCGTCGTCGCTCTCGCGCAACTTCTACACGACGTCGTCGTGCGGGGTGTGCGGCAAGGCCTCGATCGACGCCGTCGAGACGGTGTCGAGGTTCGCGCTGAAGACGGATGCCGCCCGCGTCGGCGCCGAGACGCTGGTCACCTTCCCCGACCGGCTCCGCGAGGAGCAGGCGGTGTTCGAGAAGACCGGGGGGCTGCACGCAGCTGCCCTGTTCGACGCGGCGACGGGCGAGCTGCTCGTGGTCCGCGAGGACGTCGGCCGTCACAACGCCGTCGACAAGGTCGTCGGCTGGGCGGTGCTCGAGGATCGCCTGCCGCTGAGCGCAACGGTGCTGCAGGTGTCGGGACGCGCCAGCTTCGAGCTCGTGCAGAAGGCCGTCATGGCCGGCATCCCGATCCTCGCAGCGGTCTCGGCGCCGTCGTCGCTCGCGGTCGAGCTCGCGGCGGCATCCGATCTGACGCTCGTGGGGTTCCTGCGCGGGAACTCGATGAACGTCTACACCGGCGTCGGGCGCGTGGCCGTGCCCGAGACGGCGGGCGATCGCCCGGCCGCGACCTGA
- a CDS encoding DNA starvation/stationary phase protection protein, translated as MATATVKKTTPTPGARNRRRAARGGMGAALTGEQNAETGFSASAALGESMQKVLVDLIELSLQGKQAHWNVVGRNFRDTHLQLDEIIDAARAFSDDVAERMRALHALPDGRSDTVAETTTLPEFPQGELDTSEVVDLITERLDTVAHTCRDVHDAVDDEDPTSADILHGILERVEQLSWMVSAENRTPKR; from the coding sequence ATGGCCACCGCAACCGTGAAGAAGACCACGCCGACGCCCGGCGCGCGAAACCGCCGACGTGCCGCCCGAGGCGGCATGGGCGCAGCACTCACGGGCGAGCAGAACGCAGAGACCGGGTTCTCGGCCTCCGCCGCCCTCGGCGAGAGCATGCAGAAGGTGCTCGTCGACCTCATCGAGCTGTCGCTGCAGGGCAAGCAGGCCCACTGGAACGTCGTGGGCCGCAACTTCCGCGACACCCATCTGCAGCTGGACGAGATCATCGACGCCGCACGCGCCTTCTCGGACGACGTCGCCGAGCGGATGCGCGCACTGCACGCGCTGCCCGACGGCCGCAGCGACACGGTCGCCGAGACCACGACCCTGCCGGAGTTCCCGCAGGGCGAGCTCGACACCAGCGAGGTCGTCGACCTGATCACCGAGCGACTGGACACCGTGGCGCACACGTGCCGCGACGTCCACGATGCCGTCGACGACGAAGACCCCACGAGCGCCGACATCCTCCACGGAATCCTGGAGCGCGTCGAGCAGCTGTCGTGGATGGTGAGCGCGGAGAACCGCACGCCGAAGCGATGA